In Deltaproteobacteria bacterium, the DNA window GCACCCTTCCAGAGTTCAAGGTGAGGAGGTAATCGGAAAGGCCTTTGAAGAAATGGATAGGCTTACCGGCTTGCTGGACCGTTATCGAACCGATACTCCCATCGGCGCCCTCAACAAAGAGGGGCAGTTGGGCGATGTGCCCCCTGAGGTAGCTCAAGTTATTAATCGCTCCCTCCATTTTCACAAAGCATCTGGCGGCGCCTTCGAAATAACCGTCCAACCGTTGGTCGACCTGTATAAGCGACATTTTGACGCCCACAAGAGTCCTCCGCCCGAAGCAGCTCTTGATAAGGCGCTGGAATTAGTCGATGCCGGCGCTGTGGTCTTTGACGGAAAATCGATTCGATTCAAGAAACAAGGTATGGGGATTACCTTGGACGGCATTGCCAAGGGTTACATAATTGACCAGGCAGCCGACTTGATAAGGCGCACCGGTATCAAACATGCCTTGATCAACGCGGGCGGTGATATTCGCGCAATAGGGGGAAGGCAAGACGGCACGCCGTGGAGGGTGGGGGTGCAGAATCCCGATAAGGAAGGGCTTTTGGGGGACGTTGTCAAGATGGCTAACGGCGCTTTAGCAACGTCCGGTAATTATGAAATCTATTTTGATAAAGAAAAACTCTATCACCATATTGTGGATCCAGAATCCGGGCTTTCGCCAAGACAAAGCGCAAGCGTAACTGTAATGGCTTCCAATGTCATGGACGCAGATGCGCTGTCGACTGCCGTTTTTGTCCTTCAGCCTGATGCCGGGAAGCGTTTCATAGAACGGATGCCAGGCACAGAATGCCTGATACTGGATCGTACCAAACGCCGCATAGCTTCGACGGG includes these proteins:
- a CDS encoding FAD:protein FMN transferase: MSAKKQGRHTMDRRDFLKLSGILGIGFAAGGLLPISESVAFNKKLFKVTETKLNMGTFVSITVMHPSRVQGEEVIGKAFEEMDRLTGLLDRYRTDTPIGALNKEGQLGDVPPEVAQVINRSLHFHKASGGAFEITVQPLVDLYKRHFDAHKSPPPEAALDKALELVDAGAVVFDGKSIRFKKQGMGITLDGIAKGYIIDQAADLIRRTGIKHALINAGGDIRAIGGRQDGTPWRVGVQNPDKEGLLGDVVKMANGALATSGNYEIYFDKEKLYHHIVDPESGLSPRQSASVTVMASNVMDADALSTAVFVLQPDAGKRFIERMPGTECLILDRTKRRIASTGWPS